The Staphylococcus sp. KG4-3 genome has a window encoding:
- a CDS encoding PTS sugar transporter subunit IIA, which translates to MSLEILSADKVQILDKVETWEQAITIAANPLLTQDYFESSYVTAMIDSVKELGPYIVIAPEIAIAHARPNDDVKHIGLSLLKLNEHINFSEEGHFASLIFVLSAVDNDGHLAILRSLATKLGNQDTVNQLLAAQEINEIVNIFKGE; encoded by the coding sequence ATGAGTTTGGAAATATTGTCTGCAGATAAGGTACAAATACTAGATAAAGTAGAAACGTGGGAACAAGCAATAACAATAGCTGCGAACCCCTTACTTACACAAGATTATTTTGAATCAAGTTATGTTACAGCGATGATTGACAGTGTGAAGGAATTAGGACCTTATATCGTTATTGCACCTGAAATTGCAATTGCTCACGCAAGGCCTAATGATGATGTGAAACATATTGGATTAAGTTTATTAAAATTAAATGAGCATATTAATTTTTCCGAAGAGGGACACTTTGCATCACTTATATTTGTACTTAGTGCTGTAGATAACGATGGCCATTTGGCTATTTTAAGAAGCTTAGCAACTAAATTAGGTAATCAAGATACAGTAAATCAATTGTTAGCAGCGCAAGAAATTAATGAAATAGTAAATATATTTAAAGGAGAATGA
- a CDS encoding BglG family transcription antiterminator codes for MLSKRQYHILTFIIERETFVQINNLATRFNVSERTIQYDLEYIEDMASKLALTIQRSKYDGIKITTSSEQLKAVEPQYLSTSIHYSKDERLLYITLKLFESTSPTASHVLANMVSVTRRTIVEDLKRVQQWLDNHDLQLKYEKNKGFLIKGDESAYRKAYAEMVYEYFQTHTHQMGHHLFSNHELEQIRLSVTSVLIDSNYQLVQSAIDGLIYHILIAIHRANEDFIFEIPDKEYKKLQKTEQFQIALQIKGKLEQIFKLHFPKSEAAFITLHLLGAKTSEVNRYHREIDDLDILTEQLIERMSGDLGLDLMSDSKLLNGLIVHLRPAIHRLKFDMTHDNPLKKEIILQYQQLIEGIKKHIWGIEENYNIEFDDNELTYITLHFASAIERISTVTTNKIKVVLLCGSGIGTSQLLKSRIAHIYPELEVVDAYSIYEIDESMLKHEGVDYIISTVPFNQVTVPVIRVSPFLNKNDRVQLNEIINHSRERYIDDLRGIGPTLEEVLPQSRILTQQPVLSRDDAIKQAVSMLEKDGVVDRAYATDIIQQLDAFGPYMVISPHIALIHAKHDHVQQPVGFSLIQYENGVHFSHDQYDPVYIVITLATAQPQIHLNALRQLSTLIMDEAAREAIFSGDITAIMQYIKHVSQR; via the coding sequence ATGTTAAGCAAGAGGCAGTATCATATTTTGACGTTCATTATTGAACGTGAGACTTTTGTGCAAATTAATAATTTAGCAACACGTTTCAATGTTTCAGAGAGAACTATTCAATATGATCTTGAGTACATTGAAGATATGGCGAGTAAATTAGCTTTAACGATTCAACGAAGCAAATATGATGGTATTAAAATCACAACATCTTCAGAACAATTAAAGGCTGTAGAACCTCAATATTTGTCAACGTCTATACATTATTCTAAAGACGAAAGATTACTGTATATTACTTTGAAACTCTTTGAATCTACATCACCTACAGCTTCACATGTATTGGCAAACATGGTTTCGGTGACTAGACGTACGATAGTGGAAGATTTAAAACGCGTACAGCAATGGCTAGATAACCACGATTTACAGTTGAAATATGAGAAGAATAAGGGTTTCTTAATTAAAGGCGATGAAAGTGCATATCGTAAAGCATATGCAGAAATGGTTTATGAATATTTTCAAACACATACGCATCAAATGGGTCATCATTTGTTTTCGAATCATGAATTAGAACAAATTCGCTTAAGTGTTACTTCGGTATTGATTGATTCAAATTATCAACTCGTACAGAGTGCTATTGATGGATTAATTTACCACATTTTAATTGCAATTCATCGGGCGAATGAGGATTTTATTTTTGAGATTCCAGACAAAGAATATAAGAAGTTGCAAAAGACAGAACAATTTCAAATAGCCTTACAAATTAAAGGGAAATTAGAACAGATTTTTAAGCTTCATTTTCCAAAAAGTGAAGCTGCCTTTATTACTTTACATCTGCTAGGTGCAAAGACTTCAGAAGTAAATCGGTATCATCGTGAAATAGACGATTTGGATATTTTAACGGAACAACTGATTGAGCGTATGAGCGGAGACTTGGGGTTAGACTTAATGTCAGACAGTAAGTTGTTAAATGGTTTGATTGTTCATTTAAGACCGGCAATTCACAGGTTGAAATTTGATATGACACATGATAATCCTTTGAAAAAAGAAATTATTCTGCAATATCAACAACTGATTGAAGGTATAAAAAAGCATATATGGGGTATTGAAGAAAATTATAATATTGAGTTTGATGATAATGAACTAACTTATATTACCTTACATTTTGCATCAGCAATTGAGCGTATTTCTACTGTGACAACAAATAAAATCAAAGTTGTATTGCTATGTGGTTCTGGGATAGGGACTTCGCAGTTATTAAAAAGCAGAATTGCTCATATTTATCCAGAGCTCGAAGTTGTTGATGCATATTCTATATATGAAATAGATGAAAGTATGTTAAAGCATGAGGGAGTTGATTATATTATTTCTACTGTCCCTTTCAATCAAGTAACAGTACCTGTGATAAGGGTTTCGCCATTTTTAAATAAAAATGATCGTGTTCAATTAAATGAAATTATTAATCACTCTAGAGAACGATACATTGATGATTTACGTGGTATTGGTCCAACTCTAGAAGAGGTGTTACCACAATCGAGGATATTGACGCAACAGCCAGTACTTTCACGTGATGATGCGATTAAACAAGCTGTATCCATGCTAGAAAAAGATGGTGTAGTGGACAGAGCATATGCGACTGATATCATCCAACAATTAGATGCGTTTGGGCCTTATATGGTGATTAGCCCTCATATCGCATTGATTCATGCAAAGCATGATCATGTACAACAGCCAGTGGGTTTTAGTTTGATCCAATATGAAAATGGTGTTCATTTTTCACATGATCAATATGATCCAGTATACATTGTCATTACTTTAGCTACAGCACAACCTCAAATACATCTAAATGCGTTAAGGCAACTGAGTACACTAATTATGGATGAAGCCGCAAGAGAAGCTATATTTTCAGGAGATATAACAGCTATTATGCAATACATTAAGCATGTAAGCCAACGGTAA
- a CDS encoding amino acid ABC transporter ATP-binding protein, with the protein MIELQNIKKTFNDKEVIKGIDLKVNQGEVVTFIGRSGSGKTTLLRMINALELPTEGAVYVNSDTYDNKDKKSQIKVRKQSGMVFQSYNLFPHKTALENVMEGLITVKKMKKTDAQQQALALLEKVDLTAVKDQRPNALSGGQQQRVAIARALAMNPKVMLFDEPTSALDPELVNDVLRVIKDLANEGMTMIIVTHEMRFAKEVSNKIVFIHDGVIGESGTPEQIFNHPQTTELQRFLNMLREA; encoded by the coding sequence ATGATTGAACTGCAAAATATAAAGAAAACATTTAATGATAAAGAAGTGATTAAAGGTATTGATCTAAAGGTAAATCAAGGAGAGGTAGTTACCTTTATTGGACGTTCAGGTTCTGGTAAAACTACTTTGTTACGAATGATTAATGCGCTAGAATTACCTACAGAAGGCGCCGTTTACGTCAATAGTGACACTTATGACAATAAAGATAAAAAATCACAAATTAAAGTACGCAAGCAGTCGGGTATGGTTTTTCAAAGTTATAATCTCTTTCCTCATAAAACGGCATTAGAAAATGTTATGGAAGGGCTAATTACTGTTAAGAAAATGAAAAAAACTGATGCGCAACAACAAGCGTTAGCACTTTTAGAGAAAGTGGACTTAACAGCTGTAAAAGACCAAAGACCTAACGCATTGTCTGGCGGACAACAGCAACGAGTTGCGATTGCGAGAGCTTTGGCGATGAATCCAAAAGTTATGCTCTTTGATGAACCTACCTCTGCATTAGATCCAGAGCTGGTAAACGATGTATTACGTGTAATTAAAGACCTAGCAAATGAAGGAATGACTATGATTATAGTTACGCATGAGATGCGTTTTGCTAAAGAAGTTTCAAATAAAATTGTGTTTATCCATGATGGTGTTATTGGTGAGTCAGGAACACCAGAACAAATTTTTAATCACCCACAAACGACAGAGTTGCAACGCTTTTTAAATATGCTTAGAGAAGCCTAA
- a CDS encoding amino acid ABC transporter permease — MFLNLNSEQQHALDAAGQAFMPMLEGLVKFSIPITLVTFVLGLVIALVTALMRISTSRILRGIARFYISIIRGTPMIVQLFIIFYGIPELGRLLTNNSENQWTLAPVIAAIIGLSLNVGAYASEIIRGGIMSIPKGQTEAAYSIGMNYRQTIQRIILPQAIRVSVPALGNTFLSLIKDTSLLGFILVAEMFRKAQEVASTTYEYLTIYLLVALMYWVVCFIISIVQNFYESYLERGYRS; from the coding sequence ATGTTTCTAAACCTTAATTCAGAGCAACAACATGCATTAGATGCAGCTGGACAAGCCTTTATGCCAATGCTTGAAGGATTGGTGAAGTTTTCAATTCCCATCACATTAGTGACTTTTGTTTTAGGATTGGTTATAGCACTAGTAACTGCATTAATGCGCATATCAACAAGCCGTATTCTTAGAGGGATTGCACGTTTTTATATTTCAATCATTAGAGGAACACCAATGATTGTACAATTATTCATTATCTTTTATGGTATCCCTGAACTCGGCAGATTATTAACTAACAACTCAGAAAATCAATGGACGTTAGCTCCAGTAATAGCAGCAATTATTGGTTTGTCTTTAAATGTAGGGGCGTATGCATCTGAAATTATTCGTGGAGGCATCATGTCTATTCCAAAAGGACAGACAGAAGCAGCGTATTCAATTGGTATGAATTACCGTCAAACGATTCAACGTATTATACTGCCACAAGCAATAAGAGTTTCAGTTCCTGCACTAGGTAATACGTTTTTAAGTTTAATTAAAGACACATCGTTACTCGGTTTTATACTTGTTGCTGAAATGTTTAGAAAAGCACAAGAAGTTGCATCGACGACTTATGAATATTTAACAATTTATTTACTCGTTGCACTGATGTATTGGGTTGTATGTTTTATTATTTCAATCGTCCAGAACTTTTACGAATCTTATCTTGAAAGAGGGTATCGTTCATGA
- a CDS encoding amino acid ABC transporter substrate-binding protein — protein sequence MKKFLMVLITLILAVTLAACGNDSSSKKDSESKNKSVSENKTFVVGTEGTYAPFSFHDKNDKLTGYDIDVVKAVAKEMNYKVKFKETQWDSMFAGLDSGRFNVVANQVGINDERKEKYKFSEPYTYSKGVLVVNKDNTDIKSFDDVKGKKLAQTFTSNYGKLAKSKGAELTKVDGFNQAMDLLQSNRVEGTFNDNISYLDYKKQKPNAKVKVIEGNAEKSQSALTFNKKEDDETIKEVNKAMKKLKDNGELAKISEKWFGEDVSKP from the coding sequence ATGAAAAAATTTTTAATGGTGTTAATTACTTTAATTTTGGCAGTGACGCTGGCAGCATGTGGTAATGACTCTTCAAGTAAAAAAGATAGCGAAAGTAAAAATAAATCAGTTAGTGAGAATAAAACATTTGTAGTGGGAACAGAAGGAACTTATGCACCTTTTTCGTTCCACGATAAGAATGATAAATTAACTGGCTATGATATAGATGTAGTGAAAGCAGTAGCTAAAGAAATGAACTATAAAGTTAAATTTAAAGAAACTCAATGGGATTCAATGTTTGCAGGATTAGATTCAGGTAGATTTAATGTTGTAGCTAACCAAGTTGGTATTAACGATGAACGTAAAGAAAAGTATAAATTCTCTGAACCGTACACTTATTCTAAAGGTGTATTAGTAGTAAATAAAGATAATACAGATATCAAATCATTTGATGATGTTAAAGGTAAGAAATTAGCACAAACATTTACTTCAAACTATGGTAAATTGGCAAAATCTAAAGGTGCAGAACTTACAAAAGTTGATGGATTCAACCAAGCAATGGATTTATTACAATCAAACAGAGTAGAGGGCACGTTTAACGATAATATTTCTTACCTAGATTATAAAAAACAAAAGCCTAACGCTAAAGTAAAAGTGATTGAAGGGAATGCTGAAAAGAGTCAATCTGCTTTGACTTTTAATAAGAAGGAAGACGATGAAACAATCAAAGAAGTTAATAAAGCAATGAAAAAATTAAAAGATAATGGTGAATTAGCAAAAATAAGCGAAAAATGGTTTGGTGAAGATGTTTCTAAACCTTAA
- a CDS encoding carbohydrate kinase, which translates to MNSNEREVLKRIQDNPFISQQELALSIGLSRPAVANIISGLIRKEYVLGKAYVLNENYPIVCIGAANLDRKFYVHHTLQLETSNPVTSTRSIGGVARNIAENLGRMGETVAFLSTSGNDSEWDMIHKLSSPFMNLDHVQQIENANTGSYTALIDNDGNMQYGLADMEVYDYITPEFLIKRTHLLVKAKCIIADLNLNKPAIDFLCAYSEKHNIKLVIIPVSSPKMKHMPDSLHAIDWLIINRDETEAYFNIKIQNTNDMKNAAQKWIDNGVSKVIITNGVQELIYKDKKTEIIKPVLSSNKVVDVTGAGDSFSSAVVFSWLNGLGIDDILNAGMINARKTIETNYTVRQNLDKKQLFRDLEEYKDETIH; encoded by the coding sequence ATGAATAGTAATGAAAGAGAGGTTTTGAAACGCATACAAGACAATCCATTTATTTCTCAACAAGAATTAGCACTATCAATTGGTTTATCAAGACCTGCAGTAGCTAATATTATTTCAGGATTAATCCGCAAAGAATATGTCTTAGGTAAAGCCTATGTCTTAAACGAAAATTATCCTATTGTATGTATTGGTGCTGCTAACTTAGACAGAAAGTTTTACGTCCATCATACATTGCAACTAGAAACTTCCAATCCTGTAACTTCTACACGTTCTATAGGTGGTGTAGCTAGAAATATTGCAGAAAATCTTGGTCGAATGGGTGAAACCGTAGCATTTTTATCTACTAGTGGTAATGACAGTGAGTGGGACATGATACACAAATTATCAAGTCCTTTCATGAACCTAGATCATGTGCAACAAATAGAAAATGCAAACACTGGCTCTTACACTGCACTCATAGACAATGATGGTAATATGCAATACGGCTTAGCTGATATGGAAGTTTATGACTATATCACGCCCGAGTTTTTAATTAAACGAACACATTTATTAGTTAAAGCCAAATGTATTATCGCAGATTTAAATTTAAATAAACCTGCCATTGATTTTCTGTGTGCATATTCTGAGAAGCACAACATTAAACTAGTAATCATACCTGTATCATCACCAAAAATGAAACATATGCCTGATTCATTACACGCAATAGACTGGCTTATTATAAATCGAGATGAAACAGAAGCTTATTTTAATATAAAAATCCAAAACACAAATGATATGAAAAATGCTGCACAAAAATGGATAGATAATGGTGTCTCTAAAGTAATCATCACAAACGGAGTTCAGGAACTTATCTATAAAGATAAAAAAACAGAAATCATTAAACCCGTTCTCAGTTCAAATAAGGTTGTAGATGTGACAGGAGCAGGTGATTCATTTTCTAGCGCAGTGGTCTTCAGTTGGCTAAATGGTTTAGGTATAGATGACATACTAAACGCTGGCATGATAAATGCGAGAAAAACGATAGAAACAAATTACACCGTTCGTCAAAATTTAGATAAAAAACAATTATTTAGAGATTTGGAGGAGTATAAAGATGAAACAATACATTGA
- a CDS encoding pseudouridine-5'-phosphate glycosidase has translation MKQYIEFSQEVQQGMDSNKPIVALESTIISHGMPYPQNVEMAKNVEQIIRNNGAIPATIALINGKIKIGLEPEELTLLAKHDDVAKVSRRDLAEIIATKRIGATTVASTMICAELADIQFFVTGGIGGVHRGVEQTMDISADLEELGQTNVTVICAGAKSILDLPKTLEYLETKGVPVIGYQTEELPAFFTPESGIKLNSSADSPETIAQICKAKNDLALSGGIVVANPVPKAHALSKSYIDCIITAAVKEAEEKGISGKDSTPFLLGKIVEKSEGKSLETNIKLVENNAVLGAKIAVAFTQL, from the coding sequence ATGAAACAATACATTGAATTTTCACAAGAAGTACAACAAGGCATGGATAGTAATAAACCTATAGTTGCTTTAGAATCAACTATTATTTCACACGGCATGCCTTATCCACAAAATGTTGAGATGGCTAAAAATGTTGAACAAATTATTAGGAATAACGGTGCAATACCTGCAACCATCGCCTTAATTAATGGGAAAATTAAAATAGGTTTAGAACCTGAAGAACTGACATTACTAGCTAAACATGACGATGTTGCCAAAGTATCACGTCGAGATTTAGCAGAGATTATTGCTACTAAACGTATCGGTGCAACGACGGTTGCATCTACAATGATTTGTGCCGAATTAGCAGATATTCAATTCTTTGTTACTGGAGGAATTGGTGGCGTACATAGAGGTGTTGAGCAAACTATGGATATTTCAGCCGATTTAGAAGAATTAGGACAAACCAATGTCACTGTTATCTGTGCAGGAGCTAAATCGATCTTAGATTTACCAAAAACACTTGAATACCTTGAGACAAAAGGCGTACCTGTGATTGGTTATCAAACCGAGGAACTGCCTGCCTTTTTCACTCCTGAAAGCGGTATTAAATTAAACAGTTCAGCAGACTCACCTGAGACTATTGCTCAAATTTGTAAAGCTAAAAATGATTTAGCTTTAAGTGGTGGTATCGTCGTTGCTAATCCTGTACCCAAAGCACATGCGTTATCTAAATCATATATTGATTGTATTATCACAGCTGCTGTAAAAGAGGCAGAGGAAAAAGGAATTAGTGGAAAGGATTCTACACCATTTTTACTTGGAAAAATTGTCGAAAAATCTGAAGGTAAGAGTTTAGAAACAAATATAAAACTTGTTGAAAACAATGCAGTTCTAGGAGCTAAAATAGCTGTTGCTTTCACTCAATTGTAG